The DNA window GTGACCTTCCGGCTGGCAGACGCGCTGCCTCAACATGTGCTTCTGGCCTACGAGGCTGAACGCGAAGCGCTGCTGGCAAAGGCGCTTGCAGGTGGGCAAACGCTCTCAACTGTGGAGAAAGCGCGTCTGGACCAGCTTATTTCTAGACGCATCCAACGCTTTCTGGATAGTGGTGTGGGAGTGTGTTATCTGGCAACTCCTGCGGTTGCTGAGATAGTCGCTCAGGCGCTCCGTCACTTCGATGGTATCCGCTATCGGCTTCTTGCCTGGTGTATTATGCCAAATCACGTCCATGTGGTGGTGCAACTGCTGGCTCCTTATGCGCTGTCGGAGATTCTCCACTCCTGGAAGTCGTTTACTGCCAATCGGATACAGCGCCTGATCGGCTTCCAGGGGATGTTCTGGCAGCGAGAATATTACGATCATGTGATCCGTGATGAAGAAGCGCTCTGGCGGATTATCAAATATGTGGCACAAAACCCACTGAAGGCCAACCTCCAGGATTGGCCTTGGGCGGAAGTGTGCATTCCACTGGAATATCCTTTGTAGGGACACACTTGGCGGGAGGCTGACGGTACATGCAGGAACGGTTGAGCAGGGGTTGATGTGAGAGGGGGATGGTATGGCCTGGCAAACGACCATGCGCCGCGTGTTGTTGTTTATGGCTGGTTCCGGCGAGGACAGCCAGGTGGAAGATGAGCAAAT is part of the Ktedonobacterales bacterium genome and encodes:
- a CDS encoding transposase, whose amino-acid sequence is MSDDQPAGSPDQDGASLRSRGYLPHWERNAATYFVTFRLADALPQHVLLAYEAEREALLAKALAGGQTLSTVEKARLDQLISRRIQRFLDSGVGVCYLATPAVAEIVAQALRHFDGIRYRLLAWCIMPNHVHVVVQLLAPYALSEILHSWKSFTANRIQRLIGFQGMFWQREYYDHVIRDEEALWRIIKYVAQNPLKANLQDWPWAEVCIPLEYPL